A DNA window from Halomonas zincidurans B6 contains the following coding sequences:
- the ribBA gene encoding bifunctional 3,4-dihydroxy-2-butanone-4-phosphate synthase/GTP cyclohydrolase II — MALSSSQSASSQSASSQPADDSTSAQGLARIEALVEDIRQGKMVILMDDEDRENEGDIIMAAEKVEAEHINFMARHARGLICLPMTRERCERLNLPLMVRDNGSGFGTKFTLSIEAAEGVSTGISAADRARTVQAAVARDARPADIVQPGHIFPLMAEPGGVLRRAGHTEAACDLAAMAGFEPSGVICEVMSDDGSMARRPELERFAAEHGLKIGTIADLIHYRMHTEQTIEHVESQPVETAFGPMTLNVFHDRIQGAHHLALVKGEPTPDAATTVRVHLADSLRDLLTLQKAERSNWTAHHALAKIAAAEAGVFVLLDDGRASLDFKSQLDIFLERRRAPRTSDSDGAGNYLMIGTGSQILRQLGVGRMRLLSSPWKFSALSGFDLEVVERLDADSAAAGEPLD; from the coding sequence ATGGCGCTCTCTTCTTCACAGTCTGCTTCTTCACAGTCGGCTTCTTCACAGCCCGCCGACGATTCGACGTCCGCCCAGGGCCTGGCACGTATCGAAGCGCTGGTCGAAGACATTCGCCAGGGCAAGATGGTGATCCTCATGGACGATGAGGATCGCGAGAACGAAGGCGACATCATCATGGCCGCCGAAAAGGTCGAGGCCGAGCATATCAACTTCATGGCGCGCCATGCCCGCGGCCTGATCTGCCTGCCGATGACCCGCGAGCGCTGCGAGCGGCTCAACCTGCCGTTGATGGTGCGCGACAACGGCTCGGGCTTCGGCACCAAGTTCACGCTGTCGATCGAGGCCGCCGAGGGCGTTTCCACCGGCATCTCCGCCGCCGACCGGGCGCGCACCGTGCAGGCCGCGGTGGCGCGCGACGCCAGGCCCGCGGATATCGTCCAGCCCGGGCACATCTTCCCGCTGATGGCCGAGCCGGGCGGGGTGCTGCGCCGCGCCGGGCACACCGAAGCGGCCTGTGACCTGGCGGCGATGGCCGGTTTCGAGCCGAGCGGAGTGATCTGCGAGGTGATGAGCGACGACGGCAGCATGGCGCGGCGCCCAGAGCTGGAGCGCTTCGCCGCCGAGCACGGCCTGAAGATCGGCACCATCGCCGATCTGATCCACTACCGCATGCATACCGAGCAGACCATCGAGCATGTCGAGTCGCAGCCGGTCGAGACCGCCTTCGGCCCGATGACCCTGAATGTGTTCCACGACCGCATCCAAGGCGCCCACCATCTGGCGCTGGTCAAGGGCGAGCCGACGCCCGATGCGGCGACCACCGTGCGCGTGCACCTGGCCGACAGCCTGCGCGATCTGCTGACGCTGCAAAAGGCTGAGCGCAGCAACTGGACCGCCCATCACGCCCTGGCGAAGATCGCCGCGGCGGAGGCGGGGGTCTTCGTGCTGCTCGACGACGGCCGCGCCTCGCTCGACTTCAAGTCGCAGCTGGATATCTTCCTCGAGCGTCGCCGGGCGCCGCGCACCAGCGATTCCGATGGCGCCGGCAACTACCTGATGATCGGCACCGGCTCGCAGATCCTGCGTCAGCTGGGGGTCGGCAGGATGCGCCTGTTGAGTTCGCCGTGGAAGTTCTCCGCGCTGTCGGGTTTCGACCTGGAAGTGGTCGAGCGGCTGGATGCCGATTCCGCCGCTGCGGGCGAGCCGCTAGACTAA
- the thiL gene encoding thiamine-phosphate kinase, which translates to MLSEFELIARYFADPAQSTGAVGSGVVLGPGDDCAVLAPSPGSQLAVSVDTSLVEVHFPAAAPAVAIGHRALAVALSDLAAMGARARWCVMAISLPEADDAWLAGFAEGFHALCRVCGVTLVGGDVTRGPLSITVTVHGEFPAGQALTRGGGKAGDVLVVTGALGGGRGGLEAWYAGARELDDPLLAAYLLPQPRLAAGEALRQLAHSAIDISDGLLVDLEHLCSAAGLGAELDVAGLPLSAGLVARLGEAGAHEAALCGGDDYELLVSLPAARLETARQRLAALDVPLTAIGRLRRAPGIAGVDAGLLRNGWRHFPEGAT; encoded by the coding sequence ATGCTGAGCGAATTCGAGCTCATAGCCCGCTATTTCGCCGACCCCGCGCAGTCCACCGGGGCTGTCGGCTCCGGCGTCGTCCTGGGTCCCGGCGACGACTGCGCGGTGCTGGCACCGAGCCCCGGCAGCCAGCTGGCGGTCAGCGTCGACACCTCGCTGGTCGAGGTGCATTTTCCTGCCGCTGCGCCGGCCGTGGCGATCGGTCACCGGGCGTTGGCGGTGGCGCTTAGCGACCTGGCGGCGATGGGCGCGCGGGCGCGTTGGTGCGTGATGGCGATCAGCCTGCCCGAGGCCGACGACGCCTGGCTGGCCGGTTTCGCCGAGGGTTTCCATGCGTTGTGCCGGGTCTGCGGGGTGACCCTGGTCGGCGGCGACGTGACCCGCGGGCCGTTGAGCATCACGGTGACCGTGCACGGTGAGTTCCCCGCCGGGCAGGCGTTGACCCGCGGCGGCGGTAAAGCCGGCGACGTGCTGGTGGTGACCGGCGCGCTGGGTGGCGGCCGCGGCGGCCTGGAAGCCTGGTATGCCGGGGCGCGCGAGCTCGACGACCCGCTGCTGGCCGCCTATCTGCTGCCGCAGCCGCGGTTGGCGGCGGGCGAGGCGCTGCGCCAGCTGGCCCACAGCGCCATCGATATCTCCGATGGCCTGCTGGTGGATCTCGAACACCTGTGTAGTGCCGCCGGGCTGGGTGCCGAACTCGACGTCGCCGGCCTGCCGCTGAGCGCCGGCCTGGTGGCGCGGCTCGGCGAGGCGGGGGCGCACGAGGCGGCGCTGTGCGGCGGCGACGACTATGAGCTGCTGGTCAGCTTGCCGGCCGCCCGACTCGAAACCGCCCGGCAACGCCTCGCCGCTCTCGATGTACCGCTGACCGCCATCGGCCGCCTGC
- the ribE gene encoding 6,7-dimethyl-8-ribityllumazine synthase — MQPISQVEGSFTDVDARYVIVVGRFNHHVVDSLVEGAVDSLVRHGVDEDNIDIVHVPGAWELPLAVKRALRVVKPDAVIALGTVIRGGTPHFEYVAGGCNSALGALQLEFETPVANGVLTVNSIEQAIERAGTKAGNKGAEAAMAAMEMVSLMKRFGGQA, encoded by the coding sequence ATGCAACCGATTTCTCAAGTCGAAGGTTCCTTCACCGATGTCGACGCTCGCTACGTGATCGTCGTGGGGCGTTTCAACCACCACGTGGTCGACAGCCTGGTCGAGGGCGCCGTCGATAGCCTGGTGCGCCACGGTGTCGACGAGGACAATATCGATATCGTCCACGTCCCCGGCGCCTGGGAATTGCCGCTGGCCGTCAAGCGCGCGCTGCGTGTGGTCAAGCCCGACGCGGTGATCGCGCTGGGTACGGTGATCCGCGGCGGCACGCCGCATTTCGAGTATGTCGCCGGCGGCTGCAACAGCGCGCTGGGCGCCCTGCAGCTGGAATTCGAGACGCCGGTCGCCAACGGCGTGCTGACCGTCAATTCCATCGAGCAGGCCATCGAGCGCGCCGGCACCAAGGCTGGCAACAAGGGCGCCGAGGCGGCCATGGCGGCGATGGAAATGGTCTCGCTGATGAAGCGCTTCGGAGGCCAGGCATGA
- the nusB gene encoding transcription antitermination factor NusB: protein MSRREQPTSSAREARHAARELAVQGLYQWQMTGKAVASVEVEFRSQIADEDLADHENWRKVMEIADLALFHDLLHNVARNCGELDAAIAPLLDRRIEDLDAIELAILRLGAYELSHRLEVPYRAVINEGVELAKSFGATDGHKYVNGILDKLAGRLRMTEVSARRR from the coding sequence ATGAGTCGCCGCGAACAGCCCACGAGCAGTGCCCGCGAGGCACGTCACGCCGCCCGCGAACTGGCCGTCCAGGGCCTCTATCAGTGGCAGATGACCGGCAAGGCGGTGGCCAGCGTGGAAGTCGAGTTCCGCAGCCAGATCGCCGACGAGGATCTCGCCGATCACGAGAACTGGCGCAAGGTGATGGAGATCGCCGACCTGGCGCTGTTTCACGACCTGCTGCACAACGTGGCCCGCAACTGCGGCGAGCTGGACGCCGCCATCGCGCCGCTGCTCGATCGGCGCATCGAGGATCTCGACGCCATCGAGCTGGCGATCCTGCGTCTCGGCGCCTACGAGCTGTCGCATCGCCTCGAAGTGCCGTATCGCGCGGTGATCAACGAAGGCGTCGAGCTGGCCAAGTCGTTCGGCGCCACCGATGGCCACAAGTATGTCAACGGCATCCTCGACAAGCTCGCCGGGCGCTTGCGGATGACCGAGGTCAGCGCACGCCGTCGCTGA